The Primulina huaijiensis isolate GDHJ02 chromosome 12, ASM1229523v2, whole genome shotgun sequence genome has a window encoding:
- the LOC140989667 gene encoding WEB family protein At2g40480-like encodes MEETAESAGMTETKKILDNPRVEIDTSPPFESVKEAVDWFSGSGPWMQHRLLRFAAHHRHETEPLGKMEEQAVQLERDLMLKEQETLNLLKQLEAAKRLVETLKCRLIPEFSPLLASPHQNMETRTNYSTEDLSLFPVLSPGLMFMELNRAKTNLNKTSVDLAVIQESVESLNQKMRRDKALLERRMEMEAPDCGNPKAEAQGRLENCTNITVGLERADFETEQFKKMTEASRYEVMKAMTEIERTKNSIKMAEMRLNAAKKMEEAAKAVEEIALAERNLTSSDVFLDHKRNGITLSFEEYRSLTQKAHQVEEICKTKFIDANTIQTRSKDHKPEVAVTETFEEMKQENKHSRVVDIRTKEEGSLPNEQDRYSKFKFMNSRSGGHRTGQIDNENGSNGTTSMGDILGRKLILQDDIIVGKHVENHYGEKGRVSLSQMLREQSRTILRPGETAGDEHGHVERSFFVQRKKFGFIQVPISIKKTKKKIQTE; translated from the exons ATGGAGGAAACAGCAGAATCTGCAGGCATGACTGAAACGAAAAAGATTCTGGACAACCCGAGAGTGGAGATCGATACTTCGCCGCCGTTTGAGTCGGTGAAGGAGGCCGTGGACTGGTTCAGTGGCAGTGGTCCCTGGATGCAGCATCGCCTGCTTCGTTTTGCTGCTCATCACCGT CATGAAACCGAGCCTCTAGGGAAAATGGAGGAACAGGCAGTACAACTGGAGAGGGATTTGATGTTGAAAGAACAAGAAACACTCAATCTATTAAAACAACTGGAGGCAGCGAAGAGATTAGTCGAGACTTTGAAGTGTCGCTTGATTCCTGAATTCTCTCCACTCTTGGCAAGTCCTCACCAAAATATGGAAACTCGTACGAATTATTCCACCGAAGATTTGAGCTTGTTTCCTGTCTTGTCTCCTGGTTTGATGTTCATGGAGCTGAATCGTGCGAAAACGAACTTGAACAAAACGTCGGTAGACCTCGCTGTGATTCAGGAATCCGTGGAGTCATTAAACCAGAAAATGAGAAGAGACAAGGCTTTGCTTGAGAGGAGAATGGAAATGGAAGCACCTGACTGTGGAAACCCGAAAGCAGAAGCACAGGGAAGGTTGGAGAATTGTACAAACATTACGGTGGGACTGGAACGGGCTGATTTTGAAACTGAGCAGTTCAAGAAAATGACAGAGGCTTCTAGGTATGAAGTGATGAAGGCTATGACGGAGATAGAACGTACCAAAAACAGCATAAAGATGGCGGAAATGAGGCTAAATGCAGCCAAGAAAATGGAGGAAGCAGCTAAAGCAGTTGAAGAAATCGCACTTGCCGAAAGAAATTTGACTTCATCAGATGTTTTCTTGGATCATAagcgtaatggaatcactctttCGTTTGAGGAGTACCGTTCGCTCACTCAGAAGGCGCATCAAGTTGAAGAGATTTGTAAGACTAAATTCATAGATGCAAATACCATCCAAACAAGAAGCAAAGATCATAAACCAGAAGTGGCAGTCACAGAAACATTTGAGGAGATGAAACAAGAAAACAAGCATTCCCGAGTGGTGGATATAAGGACTAAAGAGGAGGGTTCGCTACCAAATGAGCAAGATCGTTACTCTAAGTTCAAGTTCATGAATTCGCGCTCTGGTGGACATAGAACTGGACAGATTGATAACGAAAATGGATCAAATGGAACGACTTCAATGGGAGACATATTAGGTAGGAAGTTGATTTTGCAAGATGACATAATTGTAGGGAAGCATGTGGAGAATCATTATGGTGAAAAGGGACGTGTTTCTTTGAGCCAAATGTTGCGCGAGCAGAGTCGAACCATCTTGCGTCCTGGTGAGACAGCGGGAGACGAGCACGGACATGTCGAAAGGTCGTTCTTTGTGCAGAGGAAGAAGTTTGGATTCATTCAAGTGCCAATCTCCATCAAGAAAaccaaaaagaaaattcaaactGAATGA
- the LOC140989164 gene encoding ribosome biogenesis protein NOP53-like isoform X1 gives MGKKAKSSRKGKKAWRANISTEDFEEYFEKSTKDALSGGSLADIPSDSLYFLDKTRDLSVKRKIEKSRERVLHCDSVLQRNPFVQPVPSSIQKKKKSKKNGNTVRTDETDVDDCSRNETAADSGIVDLWEEKGEDIDIARIRRKPKPSLIPAVEVEPSGCSFNPHPDTHQEALARAVADEMHKIYQHELGPEPVPLLVPGQAIDEEDIYFLETDHGIDDKDDGQSENIIDYEDTNPEKRLQKTKRVTRVELNRRLRQKERLKVEAETKKVGVILQDIDRLRDILEEITEEDKEKHKRHIRRNVAKQERLKTRPPRMGKYKFEPAPLQVLLSEEKTGSLRKLKGCCTLARDRFKSLEKRGLVIPSKKSGRK, from the exons ATGGGCAAGAAAGCTAAGAGCTCGAGGAAAGGAAAGAAGGCTTGGAGGGCTAACATAAGCACCGAAGACTTTGAAGAGTACTTCGAAAAATCCACCAAAGACGCGCTGTCTGGTGGGTCTTTGGCAGATATCCCCAGCGATTCACTTTATTTCCTCGACAAAACCAGAG ATCTTTCTGTTAAGCGGAAGATTGAGAAAAGCCGAGAAAGAGTATTGCATTGTGATAGTGTGTTGCAAAGGAACCCATTTGTTCAACCTGTTCCATCCTCCAtacagaaaaagaaaaaatccaAGAAAAATGGTAACACTGTTCGGACAGATGAAACTGACGTGGATGATTGCTCAAGG AATGAAACTGCAGCTGATTCTGGCATAGTTGATTTATGGGAAGAAAAAG GTGAAGACATTGACATTGCCAGAATTAGAAGG AAACCCAAGCCTTCCCTTATACCTGCTGTTGAAGTCGAACCTTCAGGATGCTCATTCAATCCCCACCCTGATACCCATCAG GAAGCATTAGCTCGTGCTGTGGCAGATGAAATGCATAAAATTTATCAACATGAATTGGGACCTGAGCCTGTTCCTTTATTAGTTCCTGGGCAAGCGATCGATGAAGAAGAT atatatttcCTTGAGACGGATCATGGAATAGATGACAAGGATGATGGCCAAAGTGAAAATATTATAGATTATGAGGACACAAATCCAGAGAAGAG GCTTCAAAAAACCAAAAGGGTGACAAGAGTTGAATTGAATCGGAGGCTTAGGCAGAAGGAACGATTGAAAGTAGAAGCAGAAACCAAAAAAGTGGGGGTTATCTTACAAGATATTGACAG ATTAAGGGATATACTTGAAGAAATAACTGAGGAGGATAAAGAAAAACATAAGAGACATATCCGACGCAATGTTGCTAAACAAGAAAGACTGAAGACTCGACCACCACGCATGGGAAAATACAA atttgagccCGCTCCTCTCCAAGTCCTCTTATCTGAGGAGAAAACGGGTTCACTTCGGAAGTTGAAG GGCTGTTGCACTCTCGCGCGAGATCGATTTAAGAGCCTTGAGAAAAGAGGGTTAGTTATTCCATCAAAGAAGAGTGGCAG GAAGTAA
- the LOC140989668 gene encoding CBL-interacting protein kinase 2-like — protein sequence MENKGNILMKKYDVGRLLGQGSFAKVYYGRNLKTGQSVAIKVIDKEKVLKIGLVNQTKREISVMGLIKHENIIQFYEVMATKTKIFFVMEYAKGGELFHKVSQGKLKEDIARKYFQQLICAVYFCHTRGVYHRDLKPENLLLDENGNLKVSDFGLNALSKSKRRDGLLHTTCGTPAYVAPEVISRKGYDGAKADIWSCGVILFVMLAGYLPFHDSNVIEMYRKISMAEYKCPHWFPPEVRRLLSRILDPNPHTRISIGRIMENTWFRKGFNSNYARTEVGDIEKPPVETDAVLGPSCCDTRPEKKMEFARPFRLNAFDIISLSTGFDLSGLFVDDDKKDEVLFTSAKPACDIMSKLEDIACHLKLKVKKKDEGSMRLEMSKEGRNGTLTIDAEIFEITSSFHYVEVKCNGDTMEYRKMLKMTIKPALKEIVWAWQGEQHH from the coding sequence ATGGAGAATAAGGGAAACATATTGATGAAGAAATATGATGTCGGAAGGTTGTTAGGACAAGGTAGTTTTGCCAAAGTTTACTATGGTAGGAACCTTAAAACAGGACAGAGTGTGGCGATTAAGGTTATTGATAAAGAAAAGGTGTTGAAAATTGGACTTGTGAATCAGACCAAGAGAGAGATATCTGTTATGGGATTGATCaaacatgaaaatataattCAGTTTTACGAAGTAATGGCTACAAAAACAAAGATTTTCTTCGTGATGGAATACGCTAAAGGCGGGGAGCTTTTTCACAAGGTTTCCCAGGGGAAACTCAAGGAGGACATTGCAAGGAAATACTTTCAGCAACTGATATGTGCTGTCTACTTCTGTCACACAAGGGGTGTTTATCATCGTGATCTGAAACCTGAAAATCTTTTATTGGACGAAAATGGGAATCTTAAAGTATCGGATTTTGGGTTGAATGCACTTTCAAAATCCAAGAGACGGGATGGTTTGCTCCACACAACTTGTGGAACCCCAGCATATGTTGCTCCTGAAGTGATCAGCAGAAAAGGTTATGATGGAGCAAAAGCTGATATTTGGTCATGTGGGGTGATTTTATTCGTTATGCTTGCTGGTTATCTTCCATTCCACGACTCGAATGTCATAGAGATGTATAGGAAGATATCAATGGCCGAGTATAAATGTCCACACTGGTTCCCTCCTGAAGTTCGCAGGCTACTTTCAAGGATCCTTGATCCAAATCCCCACACTAGGATTTCCATAGGTAGAATCATGGAAAACACGTGGTTTCGAAAAGGTTTTAATTCCAACTATGCAAGGACTGAAGTCGGGGACATTGAAAAGCCTCCTGTTGAAACTGATGCAGTTCTTGGACCTTCTTGCTGTGATACTCGTCCCGAAAAGAAAATGGAGTTTGCAAGACCTTTTAGATTAAATGCATTTGACATCATCTCTCTCTCCACAGGATTTGACTTGTCTGGTTTGTTTGTGGACGATGACAAAAAGGACGAAGTTCTATTTACATCAGCAAAACCAGCGTGTGATATCATGTCAAAACTAGAGGATATTGCCTGTCATCTAAAGTTGaaagtgaagaagaaggatgaagGGTCGATGAGATTAGAGATGTCTAAGGAAGGTAGAAATGGTACTTTAACGATCGATGcggaaatatttgaaatcacTTCATCCTTCCATTACGTCGAGGTGAAGTGTAATGGTGATACGATGGAGTATAgaaaaatgctgaaaatgacTATAAAACCAGCTCTTAAAGAGATTGTTTGGGCTTGGCAAGGCGAGCAACATCACTAG
- the LOC140989669 gene encoding BTB/POZ domain-containing protein At3g56230-like has translation MDCSICSAMPYILRPPRNTICGACYEGVRTIITLTNKHDGEKGSDKTGGNTLVSSSNMTKGFANALKWVKEMKEMEDMLNEKISYLSGFAAAFKDQTHTDIQIKPGDNGPSVPAHKALLASRSDIFRNILDSDGCKAPPNDTITLHELNHDEVESLLEFLYSGDLPKEKVEKHVYSLSIAADKYEIPFLQKFCSQHMLGSLNSSNALDILEISDSCSNQSLKETALNFIVRNMEDVVFAARFDAFALKNPHLTVQITRASFMDIKNKRNGV, from the exons ATGGATTGCTCAATTTGTAGTGCGATGCCATATATCCTTAGGCCTCCAAGGAACACAATATGTGGAGCTTGTTATGAAGGAGTAAGAACTATAATCACTTTGACAAACAAACATGATGGTGAAAAGGGGTCTGATAAAACAGGAGGAAACACTTTGGTTTCTTCGTCAAATATGACTAAG GGATTTGCAAATGCTTTAAAATGGGTGAAGGAGATGAAGGAAATGGAAGACATGTTAAATGAGAAAATAAGCTACCTCAGTGGATTTGCTGCAGCATTTAAGGATCAAACTCACACTGATATTCAAATCAAACCCGGAGATAATGGGCCATCTGTACCCGCACATAaagcattattg GCATCAAGATCTGATATTTTCAGAAACATCTTGGATTCTGATGGATGCAAAGCTCCACCAAATGACACGATAACACTTCACGAATTGAATCATGATGAAGTAGAATCGTTGCTAGAGTTCCTATACAGTGGAGATTTGCCCAAAGAAAAGGTGGAAAAACATGTTTATTCACTGTCAATTGCAGCAGACAAGTATGAAATCCCATTTCTCCAAAAGTTTTGTTCACAGCATATGCTTGGCTCCTTAAATTCATCCAATGCTCTTGATATTCTAGAAATATCAGATTCTTGCTCAAACCAATCATTAAAGGAAACAGCATTGAACTTTATTGTTAGAAACATGGAAGACGTAGTTTTTGCAGCAAGATTTGATGCTTTTGCACTTAAGAATCCTCATCTAACTGTACAGATTACGAGGGCTTCATTCATGGacataaaaaacaaaaggaaTGGGGTTTGA
- the LOC140989164 gene encoding ribosome biogenesis protein NOP53-like isoform X2: MGKKAKSSRKGKKAWRANISTEDFEEYFEKSTKDALSGGSLADIPSDSLYFLDKTRDLSVKRKIEKSRERVLHCDSVLQRNPFVQPVPSSIQKKKKSKKNGNTVRTDETDVDDCSRNETAADSGIVDLWEEKDIDIARIRRKPKPSLIPAVEVEPSGCSFNPHPDTHQEALARAVADEMHKIYQHELGPEPVPLLVPGQAIDEEDIYFLETDHGIDDKDDGQSENIIDYEDTNPEKRLQKTKRVTRVELNRRLRQKERLKVEAETKKVGVILQDIDRLRDILEEITEEDKEKHKRHIRRNVAKQERLKTRPPRMGKYKFEPAPLQVLLSEEKTGSLRKLKGCCTLARDRFKSLEKRGLVIPSKKSGRK, from the exons ATGGGCAAGAAAGCTAAGAGCTCGAGGAAAGGAAAGAAGGCTTGGAGGGCTAACATAAGCACCGAAGACTTTGAAGAGTACTTCGAAAAATCCACCAAAGACGCGCTGTCTGGTGGGTCTTTGGCAGATATCCCCAGCGATTCACTTTATTTCCTCGACAAAACCAGAG ATCTTTCTGTTAAGCGGAAGATTGAGAAAAGCCGAGAAAGAGTATTGCATTGTGATAGTGTGTTGCAAAGGAACCCATTTGTTCAACCTGTTCCATCCTCCAtacagaaaaagaaaaaatccaAGAAAAATGGTAACACTGTTCGGACAGATGAAACTGACGTGGATGATTGCTCAAGG AATGAAACTGCAGCTGATTCTGGCATAGTTGATTTATGGGAAGAAAAAG ACATTGACATTGCCAGAATTAGAAGG AAACCCAAGCCTTCCCTTATACCTGCTGTTGAAGTCGAACCTTCAGGATGCTCATTCAATCCCCACCCTGATACCCATCAG GAAGCATTAGCTCGTGCTGTGGCAGATGAAATGCATAAAATTTATCAACATGAATTGGGACCTGAGCCTGTTCCTTTATTAGTTCCTGGGCAAGCGATCGATGAAGAAGAT atatatttcCTTGAGACGGATCATGGAATAGATGACAAGGATGATGGCCAAAGTGAAAATATTATAGATTATGAGGACACAAATCCAGAGAAGAG GCTTCAAAAAACCAAAAGGGTGACAAGAGTTGAATTGAATCGGAGGCTTAGGCAGAAGGAACGATTGAAAGTAGAAGCAGAAACCAAAAAAGTGGGGGTTATCTTACAAGATATTGACAG ATTAAGGGATATACTTGAAGAAATAACTGAGGAGGATAAAGAAAAACATAAGAGACATATCCGACGCAATGTTGCTAAACAAGAAAGACTGAAGACTCGACCACCACGCATGGGAAAATACAA atttgagccCGCTCCTCTCCAAGTCCTCTTATCTGAGGAGAAAACGGGTTCACTTCGGAAGTTGAAG GGCTGTTGCACTCTCGCGCGAGATCGATTTAAGAGCCTTGAGAAAAGAGGGTTAGTTATTCCATCAAAGAAGAGTGGCAG GAAGTAA